Below is a window of Bacteroidota bacterium DNA.
CTGATAGATACGGTAGGATGCGAGGCACCGAGGGTCCTAGCCACCGAATTCGAAGCGCTTTGAGTGCCACAGCCGCATCCTGTCGAAACAACAGTCCGTGAACCAGGGCTAGTGAGTGGCGTGGTGCTTGGTGGGATTGGGGTGGGGGCGAACAACGAGGGTCTCAACGACCCGAATAAAAGCGAGCAGCAGCCTCTTCGTCCATCGCCAGCACTTCTTCCAGTTCTTCCCCCAGTTCCACATGATCCGGATCAGGATCGGGATAAAGCGTCAGCACCAGATCATCTCCGGGCATTATGTTCAATTCTTTCAGGATGCTCATCCCGAAGAAAATGAAATACATGCCGTCTTTGGTATTCTGTACGGCTCGCCGCAGCGTTTTACCACGCAAGGTAACAATTATTCGCCGGCTCCCGCTGGCAATGATTGTATCAGCAATCTCAGTTGGTACAGGCGTATAGTGTTGCTTTAAGAACCCGACGTCGGACTTGAGCAGTGGCGCAATAAACTCGTGTGCTGTTAAAGGGTCAAGGTCCATTCAAATTTGCTCAGGATAACTTAGGGTGTGTGGACAATTAGTAGGGAAAAGAGCATAAGATGACATTTTACAGGCTGGTTGTCTACACGCCCTAGTTGAAGCGCACAATTTTGCTTGGCACGTATCCGATATGATCCGCAACAGCAATGAGTTCTTCGCCTTGCTTAAGTTCAACCGGCGCCGTGTAAACCATCCAGTGATCCGTTGGGGCTTCTCCTTTACGCACAACCTGATAGCCGATGGATGCGCCCACCGTGGCGGTTGTGAGCGAAACAAATTGGCCCTGGCGTATGCCAGCAGGTGCTGTTACCGCCGGCTGTATACCATCGGGCCACACCCGCGCAATGTGCTCCTGCTCAGGCACCATGCCATTGTCATCGATTGCAGCAATCCACCTGTCATGCTCCTGTCGCAGTTCTGCCAATTTCTCCACGTAGGCAGGGTCGGCGGCCAGGTTGTTGATTTCATGGGGATCTTGTGCTGTATCAAACAGCTCTTCAAGCGGCTTGGCCGGCCTGAACCACTGCATCTGCACTTCATTCAGCGTGCCAGCATCCCGCATTTTGAGGAGCTCTTGCATCAGCGCCATTTGCTCGCGGTACCTGACAGGCAAATAATAGCCGCGCTCCGGCATATGATTGCGGAGGTACTTGAACCGTTTGTCGCGCACCGCCCTGATCAAATCGTACCTGCCATCAAACCGATCCCCGGCACCGTGCACATACGTCCGTTGCGTATCCGCCTTGTAAGGGCCAAGAAAAGCCTGTCCCTGTCCTTTCAAATAGCTTGGCGGCTCCATGCCGGCCAGTGACAAAATGGTGGGCTTGAAATCAATGAAACTCACAAGCTGATCGTCAACTTCGCCGGCGCGCCACTGATTGGGAAAACGAACAATCATAGGTACCCGCATGCCAGAATCATACAACAACCGCTTCATGCGAGGTAGCGGGCCGCCGTGGTCTGCGTACCAGAAAATGACGGTATTTTCCAATTCGCCGGCTGCTTCCAGTTCGTCGAGTAGCTCGCCAACCTGCTGGTCCATGATTTTGATATTGGAATACATGCGGCGGAGATCAGTCCGTACAACCTCCGTATCAGGGTAGTAAGGTGGGATGGGCACATCGAGATTTGCATCAACCAACAAAGGATCATCCGCCCTTGCCCAAATCTGCGACTCATGGGTCACACCCAGATTGAAAATCGCAAAAAATGGTTGATCAGGATCTGGGCGATTTTTCCAGTGTGCTTTGTTATTTGACGCATCCCATGCCGTCAGAGGCTTGGTGAACTGGTAATCTTCTTTGGCATTGTTTGTCGCATAGTACCCAAGCATCCGCATGTATTCGCTATGCATTTTGACGCCTGGTGCCGGCCGCGCTTCGTAGGGGATAACCCCTTCCGGAAAATATCTAGGATTCCCACCTGTTCGCATGTGCTGCGCACCAATAGCATTTTGATACATACCAGTCGCAAGTGCTGCGCGGCTCGGGGCGCACACGCCTGACGGTGAGAAAACGCGGGTATAGCGCACACCTTCTGCTGCCAGCCGGCTCAGGTTTGGCGTTTCAATGGTAGAATCACCAAAAGAAGGCAGATAGGGTCCGAGATCTTCAGCGACAATCCAGACAATGTTTGGACGATCAAAAACAGGTTCATCCGATGTCTGCGCCGTGCCTGTCACAGGCAGGAAGACAGCGATGAGGAGCAGAAAGGCTGGGGCAAATAAACGTAAATTCATCAGGAAAGAAAGTGGAATATGCAGGACACTCTCAAGGATAGGAAAGATTCCAAAAAATTGCAGCGTACAAAGAGACTTCCTGCTAGTTGAAAGCAGATTCGACAACCGGACCGGCTTCCTGTGCAGCCTGGAAATCGAATCCAAGGAATCGGGCTACCGTGCTTGCAACCTGGTTTTGGTAGAGCGAACAGGATTCGACTTCGCCCAGCGCCGGTGTATCAGGCCCCAAAAAGGCCATCCAAATTTCATCTGCGCCGGTGATGTCCGTCCCATGGCCGCGCCAGGTATCCAGGGGGACCGTCCCCCTCCCATGATCCGTGGTGATAACAAAGGTAGTTTTGTCTTTGTAGACCGGGTCAGCTTGCACCAAGGCCCATAGGGATGCGATGAACGCATCGGTCTGACGGGCAGATTTCAGATAGGCATCGTATGCACCATCATGGGCAAAATCGTCTGTTTCACCATACGCTATGTAGACAAGCCGGGGATGGTATTTTTGGATATACTCCACAGCATAATGGTGGGTAAACGCATCCAACCGTACCGTACTCCACGGACTTGGGATTTCTTTTTGAAGGGCGTTTAAGAACACTTCGCGTGGCGAAAGTGCGCCGTGATCAGCAGCAGCAAAGCCGGCATTGACCGGCACACCGCTGCGCGTTTCATTGATGATGTAAGGGAAAACATCCCATGACGCAAAAGCTGCAACCCGGTTGATGAAACCAGGCTGCGCATTCACAAACTCCAGCACCGTGCGGTTTTTGTTGGGGATTTTGTCGTTGCTCGTGATGGCCGGATCAGCTTTACCCGTCAGAATTTCGTTGTATCCGGGATAAGAAAAGACCTGGTTGTTTGTGAGGTCGGCTTCACAACCCAAATTGCGGTTGCCATAAAGTTGCCCACGGGTAGCAATCTCAGACCAGAAGAACGGCATCAAAGTCTGCCGGCGGGCCAGGGCATCTCCCACATGAAACTGCGCCTTCAGTGCCGCAGGGTCATGCACATATATTTTATTTTCTACCAACGATTCGTCTGAGCCAGCAAAGAGCTCTTGCCACCGCAAGCCGTCGAGCGTAATCAGAAATACATGCTGCGTATCCAGTTCGGGCGTCGGTTGGGCAGCAGCAAAATGCACCCTCCAGGGCAGCAGCGTACAAAAAACAAGTAAAGTCAGGAATTTTCGCATCGTAGACATCGATTAAAGGCCATCCAGCACAGCTGCAAGATGGGAGCAGCGGGTAAGCAGTCAAGGTAGGGCCAAACCTCTCCATCACTATAAACTAAGAAAAACCAGCTCCGTACTTGCGTTGTGGCTAATTAACACATATATTACACATGTCACATTACATGTAATGTGTGTGGCCACTGCTATTTCGGTTTACCAAATAACAATCATGGAAAACGAACACAATTTATCACCAAACGAAAAGTCACTTCTGAAAATACTGCAGGAACACGGCCTGCGGTTTTCGCAGGATATGGAGGGGCAGGACATTCGGGATTCATTCACCCGTGAAATTAAAGATTTTTTCCACCGTGTCACCTCAGATGGTTTGTCCAAGTTATTTGACACATTGCACCAAAAGGGGCATGTGCTGAAGGACAACCAGGGGTGGTACAAGCTCGTCAATCAGGAGTCGTATACAGACATCGCCATTGTGGGCAGCATTACTGCCGGCCACTTACGCGAAGCGATTCATGACGAACTTGGGTTTGTCCGGTTTGCCGGCAAGCTTTGCAATGTACACCAGTTGTTTGCCTTCCAGGTGGATGGTGACTCGATGATTGGTGATGAAATTTACAATGGCGATTGTGTGCTTTTGCGCAACGTCGAAGTTCGGGATGGTCAGATTGGCGCAGTTATCGTCAACGGAGAAACGACGCTTAAGCGTATCTACCGCGATGCCGGCGCCCTCCGCCTGGTCCCGAGTAACCCTATTTACGACACCATTCACATCCCTGTGAGTGATTCTGACTCTTTCCGCATACTCGGTCGGCTTGAGGCAGTGATCAACCATTCAGACGGGGATGTTCGGTGGTATTCCTCACGGCAGTCAATCACCGAGATCAATCTGTTTTTGAATTGATCGCAGCCCTATGATTAACCAATGGCACAAGAAACCCTTAATGCAATTCCAACCAGTACGAATGGTAATCATGTAAAAACTGCCTTCCGTACCTCTTCGCCCCCGAACGGGAAAGCAAAGAAGATCTCTCCGAGCTTGAACAAGCGAGAAATGCCTGCGCTCGATTGGATCCACGTCATCTTTCTTTTCTATTCGGGGGCACACAATGCCGTTAATGCCTGGAACAGGGCAGATAACGGCCTTTTTTTCGTCTTTGTCCTTGTAGGGATCCTGAGTGTTGAGCTCATGTTATGGTCCATTTACAAGTACTGGAAAGCGGGCCACCTCGTTGGTAAAATGCTACGCATTGGCAAATATGCTGGCATCCTGGCGATGTTTTATGCAACTGCTGGTATTCTGGCGCAAGCGCAAACAGGATCTGCAAACGATTGGCTAACCCTGTACTATCAATGGATTCTCCCGAGTTCTGCCCCTGTCATGTTCTTCTTTGCTTTTTGGATTCAAAGTGTTGATCCAATTATGGTTGCCCAACGCGACACAACAGCGTACTCGTACCTGGCAGCCATTGAGGAGAAAAAAGAAGAACTGGATGCCCGCAGGATGGCCCTGGACGAGCAGCGGAATCGTCGGAAATTGCGCTCTTATGTGATGCGCAAAAAGCTGTCTGCCCTGTGGAAAGAGTCCGATAGCCGGCGCACACGCTCAACCTTGCAGCGCTCTTCCATGACCGAAATGCCGCTCCTCCTTGAGGAAGTTGGGGTTTCGATCAAAGAAGCAAACGCACAACCGCGGTTCAGATTCCTTAACAGGAAGTATGACCAACCCAAACAGTTGCCCGCATCAACAGCTTCGAATAAATCTAAATCACTCAAAGACTTCGTTGAAGTAAAAAAATAGCGGGCCTGAGTGATAACAAAAGCTCTGTAAGTCCCCGTACATCAGCTGCTGCAGATGTCGTTGTAGAGCCTAAACCTAAAAAACGACGAAAACCTGCAAGGAAGCTTAAAGATGTACCTTGTAAAAATCCCGAATGCCCCAACATGTTAAAAGGCCGGCAACGCGATTATTGCTCGAAACTATGCAAGCAGAAAATTTACCGTCAACGTAAAAAGGCACGCGAGAAACGGCAGTCCGATACTTCTAATGCCTAGATCGTAAGCCCCATACGCTTCATCTGATATCGCTATTGGTCTGATAAATAATTCTAGTCTGTCAAATAACACGGCTTGTAATAAAGATAAACAAAGGGTGTGACACTGCTACGTCACACCCTTTTTTATATTTATTCGCGGTTCTCAACTGCTG
It encodes the following:
- a CDS encoding sulfatase-like hydrolase/transferase; protein product: MNLRLFAPAFLLLIAVFLPVTGTAQTSDEPVFDRPNIVWIVAEDLGPYLPSFGDSTIETPNLSRLAAEGVRYTRVFSPSGVCAPSRAALATGMYQNAIGAQHMRTGGNPRYFPEGVIPYEARPAPGVKMHSEYMRMLGYYATNNAKEDYQFTKPLTAWDASNNKAHWKNRPDPDQPFFAIFNLGVTHESQIWARADDPLLVDANLDVPIPPYYPDTEVVRTDLRRMYSNIKIMDQQVGELLDELEAAGELENTVIFWYADHGGPLPRMKRLLYDSGMRVPMIVRFPNQWRAGEVDDQLVSFIDFKPTILSLAGMEPPSYLKGQGQAFLGPYKADTQRTYVHGAGDRFDGRYDLIRAVRDKRFKYLRNHMPERGYYLPVRYREQMALMQELLKMRDAGTLNEVQMQWFRPAKPLEELFDTAQDPHEINNLAADPAYVEKLAELRQEHDRWIAAIDDNGMVPEQEHIARVWPDGIQPAVTAPAGIRQGQFVSLTTATVGASIGYQVVRKGEAPTDHWMVYTAPVELKQGEELIAVADHIGYVPSKIVRFN
- a CDS encoding alkaline phosphatase family protein — protein: MRKFLTLLVFCTLLPWRVHFAAAQPTPELDTQHVFLITLDGLRWQELFAGSDESLVENKIYVHDPAALKAQFHVGDALARRQTLMPFFWSEIATRGQLYGNRNLGCEADLTNNQVFSYPGYNEILTGKADPAITSNDKIPNKNRTVLEFVNAQPGFINRVAAFASWDVFPYIINETRSGVPVNAGFAAADHGALSPREVFLNALQKEIPSPWSTVRLDAFTHHYAVEYIQKYHPRLVYIAYGETDDFAHDGAYDAYLKSARQTDAFIASLWALVQADPVYKDKTTFVITTDHGRGTVPLDTWRGHGTDITGADEIWMAFLGPDTPALGEVESCSLYQNQVASTVARFLGFDFQAAQEAGPVVESAFN
- a CDS encoding S24 family peptidase yields the protein MENEHNLSPNEKSLLKILQEHGLRFSQDMEGQDIRDSFTREIKDFFHRVTSDGLSKLFDTLHQKGHVLKDNQGWYKLVNQESYTDIAIVGSITAGHLREAIHDELGFVRFAGKLCNVHQLFAFQVDGDSMIGDEIYNGDCVLLRNVEVRDGQIGAVIVNGETTLKRIYRDAGALRLVPSNPIYDTIHIPVSDSDSFRILGRLEAVINHSDGDVRWYSSRQSITEINLFLN